The following coding sequences lie in one Parachlamydia acanthamoebae genomic window:
- the ltaE gene encoding low-specificity L-threonine aldolase, which translates to MKKKEIDLISDTVTQPTPSMIYAMQHAITGDDVYGEDPTINALEKRSAEILGKENACFLPSGTMANLTSILAHCPRGYEALVGDESDIFLFEAGGASVLGGVAYHPVKTEQDGTLSVKNLENSLKDLSDFQFARTRLICIENPHNLRGGRVLPLSYLKDVYNFSKKNHLSIHMDGARIFNASIALGISALQIASFADSVQFCLSKSLAAPAGSVVVGSASFIDEVRRLRKMLGGGMRQIGYLGAAGLVALEEMIPRLSEDHKLAKQLAAGLTKIKGIHCDLNEVETNMVYFELKETEKTNHEFLAELKQHSIRMSCLGGRIRAAIHYHISQDDVEIILETIKKMTL; encoded by the coding sequence ATGAAAAAAAAAGAAATAGATTTGATCAGTGACACAGTAACTCAACCCACACCTTCTATGATTTATGCAATGCAGCACGCCATTACAGGAGATGATGTTTACGGAGAAGACCCAACGATTAATGCTCTTGAAAAGAGATCCGCCGAGATTTTAGGTAAAGAAAATGCCTGTTTTCTACCAAGTGGGACTATGGCGAATCTGACCTCTATTTTGGCCCATTGTCCAAGAGGTTATGAAGCATTAGTTGGTGATGAAAGTGATATTTTTTTGTTTGAAGCAGGAGGTGCAAGCGTACTTGGAGGGGTTGCTTATCATCCTGTTAAAACAGAACAAGATGGAACCTTAAGTGTTAAAAATTTAGAAAATTCCCTAAAGGATTTGAGCGATTTCCAATTTGCCAGAACCAGGCTTATCTGTATAGAAAATCCACACAATTTAAGAGGAGGACGGGTTTTACCTTTAAGCTATTTAAAAGATGTTTACAATTTTTCTAAAAAAAATCATTTAAGTATCCATATGGATGGGGCAAGGATTTTTAATGCATCAATTGCTTTGGGTATTTCTGCACTACAAATAGCTTCATTTGCCGATTCTGTGCAATTTTGTTTGTCAAAAAGTCTTGCGGCTCCAGCTGGTTCTGTTGTTGTAGGGTCGGCATCTTTCATCGATGAAGTGCGACGACTTAGAAAAATGCTAGGAGGAGGAATGCGCCAAATTGGCTATCTAGGAGCAGCCGGCTTAGTTGCCTTAGAAGAAATGATTCCTAGGCTTTCAGAAGATCATAAGCTTGCTAAGCAGTTAGCTGCTGGATTAACTAAGATAAAGGGGATACACTGTGATCTAAATGAAGTAGAGACTAACATGGTCTACTTTGAATTAAAAGAAACCGAAAAAACGAATCATGAGTTTTTAGCTGAGCTAAAACAACATTCAATAAGGATGAGCTGCCTCGGTGGGAGAATTAGAGCTGCTATACATTATCATATATCACAGGATGATGTGGAAATAATCCTAGAGACCATAAAAAAAATGACTCTGTAA
- a CDS encoding TauD/TfdA family dioxygenase has translation MQTNMTSSNFVHEEWKRIKIYHGSKSTCLKEWISGMKSSLIQEMTNSGGILLRGFPFDSMSAFDDALDLIYPKRLNYIYRSTPRKELGKKIYTTTEYPAHKTIPQHNENSYSNAWPAYIIFYCSIPSPVGGRTPLTDSRMILQELPSDIIEKFERLKVMYIRNYTYGIDLSWQEVFQTDDKKQVEKYCDENQIKYSWSSSGPELTTKQTCQSTFSHPTTKEKVWFNQAHLFHPSNLDENERSSLANILKPHEFPRNAVYGNGEEIEPEVLQLINKAYNKHLFSFQWQKGDVLFLDNVLTTHGREPFQGTRKIAAAMV, from the coding sequence ATGCAAACAAACATGACTTCATCAAATTTTGTACATGAAGAATGGAAACGAATTAAAATTTATCACGGCTCAAAATCTACCTGCCTCAAAGAATGGATTAGCGGCATGAAAAGTAGCTTAATTCAGGAAATGACAAATTCTGGAGGAATCCTATTAAGAGGTTTTCCCTTTGATTCAATGTCGGCCTTCGACGATGCATTAGACCTCATCTATCCAAAAAGATTGAATTATATCTATCGCTCAACTCCAAGAAAAGAACTAGGGAAAAAAATTTATACAACAACCGAATACCCTGCGCATAAAACAATTCCTCAGCATAATGAGAACTCCTATTCAAATGCCTGGCCTGCATATATTATTTTTTATTGCTCTATTCCTTCGCCTGTAGGAGGAAGAACGCCTTTAACCGATAGCCGAATGATATTGCAAGAGCTCCCTTCCGATATTATAGAAAAATTTGAACGTTTAAAAGTAATGTACATTAGAAATTACACTTACGGCATAGATTTAAGCTGGCAAGAGGTATTTCAAACGGATGACAAAAAGCAAGTTGAAAAGTATTGTGACGAAAATCAAATTAAGTACTCCTGGAGCTCAAGCGGACCTGAATTAACAACAAAACAAACTTGTCAATCCACTTTTAGCCATCCCACAACAAAGGAAAAAGTTTGGTTTAATCAAGCTCATTTATTTCATCCAAGCAATTTAGACGAAAACGAAAGATCTTCATTAGCAAATATTTTAAAACCACATGAATTTCCCAGAAATGCGGTTTATGGCAATGGAGAAGAAATTGAACCAGAGGTTTTGCAGTTAATTAACAAAGCTTATAATAAACATCTGTTTTCATTTCAGTGGCAAAAAGGAGACGTTTTATTTTTAGATAATGTTTTAACAACACATGGGAGAGAACCTTTCCAAGGTACCAGAAAAATTGCTGCTGCCATGGTATAA
- a CDS encoding LysE family translocator, which produces MALQKALSLAFVHLLVFIIPGANTALIFRNTLKFGLKFGALSSLGIASAITLHAIFATLAANTLIASFSQYFWMIKVLGAFYISYFGITLVYTALRKTKCSLDNNDEENEIFHGFSAFQSGFFLDLFNPYIGLFYLSLGPSYLEDFNAYYGILIFVGMIAFLNSMWFIGLAFLVSYSKKVFFEKFNMRFLEMVTGISMCIFALLLILKS; this is translated from the coding sequence ATGGCTTTACAAAAAGCATTATCGTTAGCATTTGTTCATTTATTGGTGTTTATCATTCCAGGGGCGAACACAGCTTTGATTTTTAGAAACACATTGAAGTTTGGTTTGAAGTTTGGAGCTTTATCTTCTTTGGGGATAGCTTCTGCAATTACTTTGCATGCTATATTTGCGACTTTAGCTGCCAATACCTTGATTGCAAGTTTTAGCCAATATTTTTGGATGATAAAAGTTTTAGGTGCTTTTTATATTAGCTACTTTGGAATAACTCTCGTTTATACTGCTTTAAGAAAAACCAAATGCAGCTTAGATAATAACGACGAGGAGAATGAGATCTTTCATGGCTTTTCAGCCTTTCAATCGGGATTTTTTCTAGATTTATTTAATCCCTATATTGGTTTGTTTTACTTAAGTTTAGGGCCTAGCTATTTGGAAGATTTTAATGCTTATTATGGAATTCTCATTTTTGTTGGAATGATCGCATTTTTAAACTCGATGTGGTTTATCGGGCTAGCTTTTTTGGTGTCTTATAGTAAAAAGGTTTTTTTTGAAAAATTTAACATGAGGTTTCTCGAAATGGTTACAGGGATCTCGATGTGCATTTTTGCTCTCTTACTAATCTTAAAAAGCTAA
- a CDS encoding MbtH family protein yields the protein MSINEMDITYQVVMNSEEQYSIWPTYKEVPQGWNNVGKQGTKQECLDFISNTWVDMRPLSVRKWLEENGEKIAAHRLKITGDLNKENSTKKFSSPTVEFLCERKQVVCILEKSPIDFQNSINKGFVYFNFPNTKGGTSVRVRIDNAVADSSDSMHLEGSFILDYVHLKCIAEVSLSNLKGSAFLHIQKINN from the coding sequence ATGAGCATCAATGAAATGGACATAACTTATCAAGTGGTTATGAATAGTGAAGAGCAGTATTCCATATGGCCAACTTATAAAGAAGTGCCCCAAGGTTGGAATAATGTAGGGAAGCAAGGTACAAAACAAGAATGCCTCGATTTTATTAGTAACACATGGGTTGATATGAGACCACTTTCTGTAAGAAAATGGTTGGAAGAAAATGGAGAAAAAATCGCTGCACATCGCTTAAAGATAACTGGAGATCTGAACAAAGAAAATAGTACTAAAAAATTTTCAAGCCCTACAGTTGAATTTCTTTGTGAGAGGAAACAAGTCGTGTGTATTCTTGAAAAATCACCAATTGATTTTCAAAATTCCATTAACAAAGGATTTGTTTATTTTAACTTCCCCAATACTAAAGGCGGAACATCTGTGAGAGTAAGAATAGATAATGCGGTTGCAGATTCTTCTGATTCTATGCATTTAGAAGGTTCATTCATATTGGATTATGTACATTTAAAATGTATTGCTGAAGTTTCTCTATCAAATTTAAAAGGCTCTGCATTTTTGCATATTCAAAAAATCAATAACTAA
- a CDS encoding 4'-phosphopantetheinyl transferase family protein produces the protein MQIWIVNLDKILEPNIYYNLLDEQEKFRASQFAFDYLKKQYVVTRGILRRLLTQYLSIKNDQIYFRYGSWGKPYIDNGESLQFNLSHSGNMVVYGFAKLMEIGIDIELIKENFICAEVEEYIFSNLEKKTYTTIKSSSKKRAFYNAWACKEAILKALGTGFYISPNEVEIPFNPLEYPKFVNIKDNQFCIHKVDIGYKEYVGAVAIASPSFNIKMYEYDEKQHLSY, from the coding sequence GTGCAAATTTGGATCGTAAATCTAGATAAAATTCTAGAGCCAAATATTTACTATAACCTACTTGATGAACAGGAAAAATTTAGAGCCAGCCAGTTTGCTTTTGATTATTTGAAAAAACAGTACGTGGTTACCCGAGGGATCTTGCGTAGATTGCTTACCCAGTACTTGAGTATAAAAAATGATCAAATCTATTTTCGTTATGGAAGCTGGGGAAAGCCTTACATAGATAATGGTGAAAGTTTGCAATTCAACCTTTCTCATTCAGGAAATATGGTTGTTTATGGATTTGCAAAGTTGATGGAAATTGGAATAGATATTGAATTAATAAAAGAGAATTTCATCTGTGCAGAGGTTGAAGAGTATATATTTTCTAATTTGGAGAAAAAAACTTATACGACCATAAAAAGCTCTTCTAAAAAAAGAGCTTTTTATAATGCATGGGCATGTAAAGAAGCTATTTTGAAGGCATTGGGAACTGGTTTCTATATATCCCCAAATGAGGTTGAAATTCCTTTTAATCCTTTAGAATATCCTAAATTTGTAAATATTAAAGATAACCAATTTTGTATACATAAAGTAGATATTGGATACAAAGAATATGTGGGAGCGGTTGCCATAGCCTCGCCTTCTTTTAACATAAAAATGTACGAATATGATGAAAAACAGCACCTTAGTTATTGA
- a CDS encoding FAD-dependent oxidoreductase, whose translation MKDIPNLNQAIIVGGGISGLSLSLILAQHGINVTLLEKDSEHLQNQEDERSANFTVTNRGLILLEKLGIRQQVLENSIELTHRVIHHQKQTIYQKYGSDSLDHPRSIRRSDLLQILKNKTVNAKNLAVRHNSCVTDLNKNDTTVTIRHSNTLETLKGDIIIGADGAFSVVRRYITQGHLIDTKIHYFDWVYKKLVFSPSEAKSLNLSLNGLHVWPRKDGILFGLPNLDGSVACIFCTKFNKNMDLQGEFSNSYVLNTFKSLFPSFKDFSYLLNSFNQAKICGLINIEISKFHYREKVVLVGDACHAVFPFYGQGMNAALEDCLALTASLKKYDFCLHPDAFIHYNETQKKSADALQHLSTQHFFELRDQADTAWYEAKAKVSRVLEKLFPNIWKNEYSLIVRGELTYDAALKKIKRQKLYKWIFLIKLFEYCLVPLIFFKRKKLILAEFRRQK comes from the coding sequence ATGAAAGATATTCCAAATTTAAATCAAGCCATCATTGTAGGGGGGGGAATTAGTGGCCTTTCCCTCAGTTTAATTCTTGCTCAACATGGCATTAATGTTACTCTACTAGAAAAAGATTCTGAACACCTCCAGAATCAAGAAGACGAACGCTCAGCAAATTTTACTGTGACAAATAGAGGTCTTATCCTGCTAGAAAAATTAGGAATTCGCCAACAAGTTCTTGAAAATAGTATTGAATTAACACACCGGGTTATTCATCATCAAAAACAAACTATTTACCAAAAATATGGCTCAGATTCTTTAGATCATCCCAGATCAATTCGAAGGTCAGACCTATTACAAATTCTTAAAAATAAGACTGTAAACGCTAAGAATTTGGCTGTTCGACACAACTCGTGCGTAACAGATTTAAATAAAAATGATACCACGGTAACGATTAGGCATTCTAACACCTTAGAAACATTGAAAGGTGACATCATTATTGGCGCCGATGGAGCATTCTCGGTTGTTCGTCGATACATAACACAAGGACATTTAATCGATACTAAAATTCACTATTTTGATTGGGTCTATAAAAAACTAGTCTTTTCTCCTTCAGAAGCGAAGAGCTTAAATCTTTCTTTAAATGGGCTCCATGTATGGCCTAGGAAAGATGGCATTCTATTTGGTTTGCCAAATCTTGATGGCAGTGTGGCCTGTATTTTTTGTACGAAATTTAATAAGAATATGGACCTGCAGGGAGAATTTTCCAACAGCTACGTATTAAACACTTTTAAAAGCCTTTTTCCTTCTTTTAAAGATTTTTCCTATTTATTGAATTCTTTTAATCAAGCCAAAATTTGTGGATTAATTAACATCGAAATATCAAAATTTCATTACAGAGAAAAAGTCGTTTTAGTTGGCGATGCGTGCCACGCTGTTTTTCCATTCTATGGTCAAGGAATGAATGCGGCATTAGAAGATTGCTTAGCCTTGACAGCATCTTTAAAAAAATACGACTTTTGCCTCCATCCAGATGCATTTATTCATTACAATGAGACTCAAAAAAAAAGTGCCGATGCTTTGCAACATTTAAGCACTCAACATTTTTTTGAATTAAGAGATCAAGCAGACACCGCTTGGTATGAAGCTAAAGCCAAAGTTTCAAGAGTACTCGAAAAATTATTTCCCAATATTTGGAAGAATGAATATAGCCTCATTGTGCGTGGAGAACTCACCTATGATGCGGCCTTAAAAAAGATTAAAAGGCAAAAACTATATAAATGGATTTTTTTGATAAAATTATTTGAGTATTGCTTAGTTCCTTTGATTTTCTTCAAAAGAAAAAAATTAATACTGGCAGAATTCAGGAGGCAAAAATGA